CTTCACTGCGACTCGCCTCAACGAAGTGGTTCTCGATTGTGGAAAAGGCGGCTAGAAAAGACGGTCACCTACTGTACTTCTTACAGTAAATGCTACTGTTAGACACTCTTCAGCTGAGGGCGTCTAGTAAGAGGTAAGTAGGCTATCTACCCGTATACAAGTAGAACCTATGTTCAGGTTTGGCTAACGTGTGTATCTATGTTTACTCCACGTAACTAGGTAttgaaaagaagcaaagcGCGCTAGACAGCTGAGAGGAAAAGTTTTCTTCACCCTGACCTTGAATGAGATCGCGGCATCCGTGCGATCGTGCGAACGACCACATGCGAATGCAATTATCCGGTCCGAGTCGCGActtgagaaaacgaaagcagGCGTctttgacgccgtcgaattgAAGCAAGTCGGCGGCGTGGAAAAGCGAATGGACGTTCGATTCGGTGATGCGAACGCGCGACGTGTAGGCAAACTTGAGCAACTCGTCGAAGGCGTCCgcctcgacgtcttcgaatCGAATGGGCATTGCGTATTGGCGATCGTGATCGAGAAAGATTTTCGCGAAATAGGCGCTGCACGAGACGAGAACGATCTTGTGCgcctcgaaacgacgcgattcgacggcgaacgaaaCGTCGCACAGTCGGCCCGCGCGTCGCAGTTTGTCCATTTGGGTAAAGCTTCGTTTTGGATGGTCCGCATCGTGATAGTCGTCATCCATTATGCAGCGACGCGCGTTAGTAAAACCCTGAAAACCCTGAAAACAATATAACGCAATAGGTTTCCCTATCAATAGGTTTGCAAAAATCAGGTTTCGGTATTTTCTTCTGAATTGGTCTCcatcttttcgttttccttggATTGACTGCCGTCATCAGCATCACTTTGACGAGAAgagccttcttctttttctttttccacCACATTTGAAGTTTCTGCAATACAATTTCACTGTCAGTTTATCGTAATCAACTTGAATAATTGTATCACCATTAGAagattgaatttctttttcaggaaCACTGCTATCAGAAACCGGTATCGCTTCTTTTACCACACTTAAAGTTTCTGCAATACAGCTGGAGGATTAGCTCATTATACCGGTAGTCAAAACAGTATTACCAGCAACAGCAGATATTTCTCCTTCAGGACGTTGTTCATCACTTTTCAGAGCACCatcagaaaacgacgtcacttcTTTTGCCATATTTGGAGTTTCTGCAATGCAGATAGTCAGCTCATCATACTCAAAACTGAATAATATCACACCGGCAGTAGCAGATTCGTCAGGCTGAATGTCTCCTTCAGGACGATTTTCACTTTCCGGAGCACTgtcagaaaatgacgttgcTTCTTTTGCCATATTTGAAGTTTCTGCAATGCAACTAGAGGATAAGCTCATTCTATTCAAAACTAATATCACCAGCAGTGGAGTCTTCAAGCTGGATCTCTTCTTTAGGACGTTTTTCACTTTCAGGAGCACTTTCACCAATCTGTCCACTTTCTTCATTGCAGCTATCAAATTCTTTCTCAtcagtcttctttttcttagaaatGGACTCATCCAATTCTACACCAGGTCTTGCATGAGGCCAGTAATACAGAAAATGCTTTCTTTTACTGCTTGTTTTGTCACAAGTTCTCGTTGCAACTGGAGCAGAAACAGGAGCAGAAACCGACCTTATCAGTGGGGGTACGTCTGGGTCACGGCGTCCTTTCTTCTTGACATTTACGTCTGTGTCACCGCCAATTTTGTGACTATCTGTGGCGTCTGTTGCACTTTCCTCCTCATATTGCACGCTTGACTCTGCCGCGTCTGGAAAATAACAAGGCAGCAATGCCTCATAAACCTTCACATCAGCAGAAAGAAAGGTGCAAAAAATAATCCTGTCAATCTAAAAAGGGGACAAAAAAGTGACCAAAAGCAGAAACGCAAGAAACGCATGACCTTCTCCGCATTTTCCGGAACGTCCAACCATTTTCGAACGGTGTCGATAGCAACGGAGGCCGCATCTTTGTTGGGATAACCATATATTCCAGTCGCAATGCAACAAAACGCCTAAAGCAGGTTCTATtattccttaattaattattaatcaaaCAAGTAAGTCACCAGTGAACGAATTTTGTGTTCCAAAGCGAGTTCCAAACATGTACTATAACAACTCCGTAGCAGCTTCTCGTTCTTCGGCGTCTTCCCAATAGGTCCAACAGCATGCAAAACATCTACGAATGAATCCAAAAGACATGCAGATGGCAGAAGCATACAAAATCAAAGCTCACATTTAGCCGGCAAGCGATGACCTAAATTTACATGTGTTATATCATCCAAACTTTGTCATTTAGAATCCAAGATTACCAGATGTCAATTTCGCCTTTCCCGTGTTGCATCCGTCTAATGTATGACATTCGTCCAGCAGCGAATCGCCGGCTGCACGATGTATGCATCCATCAACTGCAAAGCATACGTTCAAAttaacgaaaaaaaattatgcGTCATAAAACGGAGCCacctcctccgcctccgaGTAGGGACGAGTTGGCTGCATTCACGATTGCGTCGATCTCCAGACACGTGATATCTCCTTTCCAGAGGGTCACCTTTTCGTTGAGCGTTTCCTTTGCTTCGTACAACGATTTCTGTCGCGCAACGAGACTTTCTATGGGACGAGAAGATGGGTCGGTCGTTTTCTCCGCTGAGAAAACGTTttgtactcaatgttttgtATTTCTGCCAGGTCTTTAGGTTGTCGAGCGTCACGTAGTTCTCCCCACAGCTGTACTGCTTTCGTTTATCTTCGAGAGACAACTTCGCCCAATACTTGGCAGCTAAACAGCGCGTTTTGCTTCTCAAAAAGTACTCTGGAGTGGCAAGCTACTTTTTCGCTTGGGATCAGAGGAAAAGAATCGTCGTATGGAGTACATGTCTGATCTAGACTTTACGATCACGTGAGAAAGACTGACACTTTTATGGCACGTGCCTATGCGCAGTAGCGAAGGCGAGCAAGA
This sequence is a window from Oscarella lobularis chromosome 7, ooOscLobu1.1, whole genome shotgun sequence. Protein-coding genes within it:
- the LOC136189168 gene encoding ADP-ribose glycohydrolase MACROD2-like isoform X3, with the translated sequence MYSIRRFFSSDPKRKTAKYWAKLSLEDKRKQYSCGENYVTLDNLKTWQKYKTLKSLVARQKSLYEAKETLNEKVTLWKGDITCLEIDAIVNAANSSLLGGGGVDGCIHRAAGDSLLDECHTLDGCNTGKAKLTSGHRLPAKYVLHAVGPIGKTPKNEKLLRSCYSTCLELALEHKIRSLAFCCIATGIYGYPNKDAASVAIDTVRKWLDVPENAEKIDRIIFCTFLSADVKVYEALLPCYFPDAAESSVQYEEESATDATDSHKIGGDTDVNVKKKGRRDPDVPPLIRSVSAPVSAPVATRTCDKTSKLDESISKKKKTDEKEFDSCNEESGQIGESAPESEKRPKEEIQLEDSTAETSNMAKEATSFSDSAPESENRPEGDIQPDESATAETPNMAKEVTSFSDGALKSDEQRPEGEISAVAETLSVVKEAIPVSDSSVPEKEIQSSNETSNVVEKEKEEGSSRQSDADDGSQSKENEKMETNSEENTET
- the LOC136189168 gene encoding ADP-ribose glycohydrolase MACROD2-like isoform X2, which gives rise to MYSIRRFFSSDPKRKTAKYWAKLSLEDKRKQYSCGENYVTLDNLKTWQKYKTLKSLVARQKSLYEAKETLNEKVTLWKGDITCLEIDAIVNAANSSLLGGGGVDGCIHRAAGDSLLDECHTLDGCNTGKAKLTSGHRLPAKYVLHAVGPIGKTPKNEKLLRSCYSTCLELALEHKIRSLAFCCIATGIYGYPNKDAASVAIDTVRKWLDVPENAEKIDRIIFCTFLSADVKVYEALLPCYFPDAAESSVQYEEESATDATDSHKIGGDTDVNVKKKGRRDPDVPPLIRSVSAPVSAPVATRTCDKTSSKRKHFLYYWPHARPGVELDESISKKKKTDEKEFDSCNEESGQIGESAPESEKRPKEEIQLEDSTAETSNMAKEATSFSDSAPESENRPEGDIQPDESATAETPNMAKEVTSFSDGALKSDEQRPEGEISAVAETLSVVKEAIPVSDSSVPEKEIQSSNETSNVVEKEKEEGSSRQSDADDGSQSKENEKMETNSEENTET
- the LOC136189168 gene encoding ADP-ribose glycohydrolase MACROD1-like isoform X4 — translated: MYSIRRFFSSDPKRKTAKYWAKLSLEDKRKQYSCGENYVTLDNLKTWQKYKTLKSLVARQKSLYEAKETLNEKVTLWKGDITCLEIDAIVNAANSSLLGGGGVDGCIHRAAGDSLLDECHTLDGCNTGKAKLTSGHRLPAKYVLHAVGPIGKTPKNEKLLRSCYSTCLELALEHKIRSLAFCCIATGIYGYPNKDAASVAIDTVRKWLDVPENAEKIDRIIFCTFLSADVKVYEALLPCYFPDAAESSVQYEEESATDATDSHKIGGDTDVNVKKKGRRDPDVPPLIRSVSAPVSAPVATRTCDKTSSKRKHFLYYWPHARPGVELDESISKKKKTDEKEFDSCNEESGQIGESAPESEKRPKEEIQLEDSTAETSNVVEKEKEEGSSRQSDADDGSQSKENEKMETNSEENTET
- the LOC136189168 gene encoding ADP-ribose glycohydrolase MACROD2-like isoform X1, yielding MYSIRRFFSSDPKRKTAKYWAKLSLEDKRKQYSCGENYVTLDNLKTWQKYKTLKSLVARQKSLYEAKETLNEKVTLWKGDITCLEIDAIVNAANSSLLGGGGVDGCIHRAAGDSLLDECHTLDGCNTGKAKLTSGHRLPAKYVLHAVGPIGKTPKNEKLLRSCYSTCLELALEHKIRSLAFCCIATGIYGYPNKDAASVAIDTVRKWLDVPENAEKIDRIIFCTFLSADVKVYEALLPCYFPDAAESSVQYEEESATDATDSHKIGGDTDVNVKKKGRRDPDVPPLIRSVSAPVSAPVATRTCDKTSSKRKHFLYYWPHARPGVELDESISKKKKTDEKEFDSCNEESGQIGESAPESEKRPKEEIQLEDSTAETSNMAKEATSFSDSAPESENRPEGDIQPDESATAETPNMAKEVTSFSDGALKSDEQRPEGEISAVAETLSVVKEAIPVSDSSVPEKEIQSSNETSNVVEKEKEEGSSRQSDADDGSQSKENEKMETNSEENTET